In Haloterrigena turkmenica DSM 5511, a single genomic region encodes these proteins:
- a CDS encoding bile acid:sodium symporter family protein, translating into MRLHTTLERIGEFTSKYFVLWVVIAAPLALYAPDLFTPIAPYITPLLGIVMLGMGLTLTPDDFRRIVARPRDVAVGALAQWLLMPTIAYVLVVALGLPWEIGLGLILVGAAPGGTASNVMTYLGRGDVALSVSITTVTTIAAPVVMPAWIVLLAGESISVTFAEMAESIVQVVLVPVIGGLALRYVLDRRAPVVAKAGLSVFPAISVVAIVAIVAAVVGLNVETILGAGALVFLAVVLHNGLGLGSGYAVGRATGMAEDRSRACAFEVGLQNSGLAVALATAHFSAGAALIPALFSVWHNVSGPALATLFTHLDDDERVEDVDATIASD; encoded by the coding sequence ATGCGTTTGCATACCACTCTCGAGCGGATCGGTGAGTTCACGAGCAAGTACTTCGTCCTCTGGGTGGTGATCGCGGCGCCCCTGGCGCTGTACGCGCCCGATCTCTTCACGCCGATCGCCCCGTACATCACGCCGCTACTGGGGATCGTCATGCTCGGCATGGGGCTGACGCTGACCCCCGACGACTTCCGCCGGATCGTAGCGCGCCCGCGGGACGTCGCCGTCGGCGCACTGGCCCAGTGGCTCCTGATGCCGACGATCGCGTACGTGCTCGTCGTCGCGCTCGGATTGCCGTGGGAGATCGGCCTCGGTCTGATCCTGGTCGGCGCGGCGCCCGGCGGGACGGCGTCGAACGTGATGACCTACCTCGGACGCGGCGACGTCGCGCTGTCGGTGTCGATCACCACGGTGACGACGATCGCCGCGCCGGTGGTGATGCCGGCGTGGATCGTCCTGCTGGCCGGCGAGTCGATCTCGGTCACGTTCGCGGAGATGGCCGAGTCGATCGTACAGGTCGTCCTAGTGCCGGTCATCGGCGGACTGGCGCTGCGTTACGTCCTCGACAGGCGCGCGCCAGTCGTCGCGAAAGCGGGGCTCTCCGTCTTCCCGGCGATCAGCGTGGTCGCGATCGTCGCGATCGTCGCGGCTGTCGTGGGACTCAACGTCGAGACGATCCTCGGCGCCGGCGCCCTCGTCTTCCTCGCGGTCGTCCTGCACAACGGGCTCGGACTGGGCTCCGGCTACGCCGTCGGCCGCGCGACGGGCATGGCCGAGGATCGATCGCGGGCCTGCGCGTTCGAGGTCGGCCTCCAGAACAGCGGGCTCGCGGTCGCCCTCGCCACCGCGCACTTCAGCGCCGGCGCCGCGTTGATCCCGGCGCTGTTCAGCGTCTGGCACAACGTCTCCGGGCCGGCGCTGGCGACGCTCTTTACGCACCTCGACGACGACGAGCGGGTCGAGGACGTCGACGCGACGATCGCTTCGGACTAA
- a CDS encoding DUF7560 family zinc ribbon protein produces MNTYEFTCPDCRRAIPVTDPMREATLSSGCPVCGRSVSGEHFAV; encoded by the coding sequence ATGAATACCTACGAGTTTACCTGTCCGGACTGTCGGCGAGCGATACCGGTGACCGATCCGATGCGAGAGGCGACGCTGTCGAGCGGCTGTCCGGTGTGCGGGCGATCGGTCTCCGGCGAACACTTCGCGGTTTGA
- a CDS encoding SDR family oxidoreductase yields the protein MTRRTLLTGATGTLGRALRPRLRDAGHDVVAASRSPPSTDRADVEWVRTDFAAETGIRDAVSDVDVVVHAATAPRGDTESVDVRGTERLLVAAADAGVSNFVYVSIVGVDEIPYSYYEHKLTAERIVAESPVPSTIVRATQFHSFVHDILETIARVPIWPLPTGIRLQPIDVGEAAAAIADYATPEAAGRAPDVGGPEILTVRELAETYREVRGLRRPIVRLPLPGEVAAGFRSGAACCPDRTVGTTTWGTWLESAHRDRLAAGGHR from the coding sequence ATGACCCGTCGAACGCTCCTGACGGGCGCGACCGGGACGCTGGGGCGCGCGCTGCGGCCGCGTCTGCGCGATGCGGGCCATGACGTAGTCGCGGCGAGTCGATCTCCGCCGTCGACCGACAGGGCCGACGTGGAATGGGTCCGAACGGATTTCGCCGCGGAAACGGGAATCCGCGACGCCGTGTCGGACGTCGACGTGGTCGTCCACGCCGCGACCGCGCCGCGGGGCGACACCGAGTCGGTCGACGTTCGCGGCACCGAACGGCTGCTCGTGGCGGCGGCCGACGCCGGCGTCTCGAATTTCGTCTACGTCTCGATCGTCGGCGTCGACGAGATTCCGTACTCGTACTACGAACACAAGCTGACGGCCGAACGGATCGTCGCGGAGAGTCCCGTTCCGTCGACCATCGTGCGGGCGACCCAGTTCCACTCGTTCGTCCACGATATCCTCGAGACGATCGCGCGCGTGCCGATCTGGCCGCTCCCGACTGGGATCCGACTCCAGCCGATCGACGTCGGCGAGGCGGCGGCAGCGATCGCCGACTACGCGACGCCGGAGGCGGCCGGACGAGCGCCCGACGTCGGCGGGCCCGAGATACTGACCGTCCGCGAACTCGCGGAGACCTACCGCGAGGTCCGCGGGCTCCGACGGCCCATCGTTCGACTCCCGCTGCCGGGAGAGGTCGCCGCCGGCTTCCGGTCTGGCGCGGCCTGCTGTCCGGATCGAACCGTCGGGACCACGACGTGGGGGACGTGGCTCGAGTCCGCGCATCGCGACCGTCTCGCGGCGGGCGGACACCGATAG
- a CDS encoding winged helix-turn-helix domain-containing protein: protein MSEEPDVETIGTLLEDPTVRTILTQTSQEPMSATTLSDRCDASKPTVYRRLDDLRECGLLVEQTKPDPEGGHHRTVYATNLERITIELEDDGLSLRIDRRTDIADRFTDLIEGI from the coding sequence GTGAGTGAGGAGCCGGACGTCGAGACGATCGGGACCCTGCTGGAGGACCCGACGGTGCGCACGATCCTCACCCAGACGAGCCAGGAACCCATGTCAGCGACCACCTTGAGCGACCGCTGTGACGCGTCCAAACCGACGGTGTACCGGCGGCTCGACGACCTCCGCGAGTGTGGACTCCTCGTCGAGCAAACGAAACCGGATCCCGAGGGCGGCCACCATCGGACCGTCTACGCGACGAACTTAGAGCGGATCACGATCGAACTCGAGGACGACGGGTTGTCGCTTCGGATCGACCGCCGGACGGATATCGCGGATCGGTTCACCGATCTCATCGAGGGGATCTAG
- a CDS encoding DUF7521 family protein — MQSTPLQLWEPAATEWLVTFVQATDVLSACIGLFIAYQAYRGYRRNDSRPMLVIAIGFTLALAVPFLLVVLYATLPFLSETAIAVLSQLSQLSGLVAILYALRMPS, encoded by the coding sequence GTGCAGTCGACACCGCTGCAGCTCTGGGAACCGGCGGCGACGGAGTGGCTCGTGACGTTCGTTCAGGCGACCGACGTGCTGAGCGCCTGCATCGGCTTGTTCATCGCGTATCAGGCCTACCGCGGCTACCGGCGAAACGACAGCCGACCGATGCTGGTCATCGCTATCGGGTTCACACTCGCGCTCGCCGTGCCGTTCCTGCTGGTCGTGCTCTACGCGACGCTTCCGTTCCTCTCGGAGACGGCGATCGCCGTCCTCAGTCAGCTCAGTCAGCTGTCGGGGCTGGTCGCGATCCTCTACGCGCTCCGGATGCCCTCCTGA
- a CDS encoding aldo/keto reductase, with product MQYQELGDSGVEVSEVGFGAWVVGTDWWGDRSEDDALEMLRYAVEQGITYFDTGDVYGHGRSEELVGEALSEVRDEVTIATKVGYDFYNNPQAGHGELPKEMDPEYLRDAVEQSLDRLGVDSVDVLQLHNADVDEITPDVLELLDELEEEGLIDATGLALGPSIGWLAEGDLAIEEEFDSVQLVWNVLEQEVGNHFLETIEETGSSTSLIPRVPHSSGILNEQVTPDTELGEGDHRGFRPDEWYETGWEKLEQLRFLERDGERTMGQASIAWLLSHDSVATVTPTFRTKGDIDEWAAASDVPKLSAEEMSRVEELYENDFDIDRDDGMDSLRSSVDGADIESAGLDKLAAD from the coding sequence ATGCAATACCAGGAACTCGGCGACTCCGGCGTCGAGGTCAGCGAAGTCGGCTTCGGCGCGTGGGTCGTCGGCACCGACTGGTGGGGCGACCGCTCGGAAGACGACGCCCTCGAGATGCTCCGGTACGCCGTCGAGCAGGGGATCACCTACTTCGACACCGGCGACGTCTACGGCCACGGTCGCAGCGAAGAACTGGTCGGCGAGGCCCTCTCCGAGGTTCGGGACGAGGTCACGATCGCCACCAAGGTCGGCTACGACTTCTACAACAATCCCCAGGCCGGCCACGGCGAACTGCCAAAGGAGATGGACCCCGAGTACCTCCGGGACGCCGTCGAGCAGAGCCTCGATCGGCTCGGCGTCGACTCCGTCGACGTCCTCCAGTTGCATAACGCCGACGTCGACGAGATCACGCCCGACGTGCTCGAACTCCTCGACGAACTCGAGGAGGAAGGGCTGATCGACGCGACCGGCCTCGCGTTAGGGCCCTCGATCGGCTGGCTCGCGGAGGGCGACCTCGCCATCGAGGAGGAGTTCGACTCCGTCCAACTCGTCTGGAACGTACTCGAGCAGGAGGTCGGCAACCACTTCCTCGAGACGATCGAGGAGACGGGCTCGTCGACGAGCCTCATCCCCCGCGTTCCCCACTCCTCGGGGATTCTCAACGAGCAGGTCACCCCCGACACCGAACTCGGCGAGGGCGACCACCGCGGCTTCCGCCCCGACGAGTGGTACGAGACCGGCTGGGAGAAACTCGAGCAGCTTCGGTTTCTCGAGCGGGACGGCGAACGAACGATGGGGCAGGCCTCGATCGCGTGGCTGCTCTCCCACGACTCCGTCGCGACCGTCACCCCGACGTTCCGCACGAAAGGCGACATCGACGAGTGGGCCGCCGCCAGCGACGTCCCGAAGCTCTCCGCGGAGGAGATGAGCCGCGTCGAGGAACTCTACGAGAACGACTTCGACATCGACCGCGACGACGGCATGGACTCGCTTCGCTCCTCCGTCGACGGCGCGGACATCGAGTCGGCCGGCCTCGACAAACTGGCAGCCGACTGA
- the folP gene encoding dihydropteroate synthase — MEYHEAADFLFDLRRFRPKPGTESTARLLAHLGDPHDGVEFVQIAGSNGKGSTARMVERSLREAGLSVGLYTSPHLEDLRERIRVDGRKIPRSAVREFVEAAHEYLTDRGADGESPTFFETMTAMAVWQFGREDVDVAVLEVGIGGKYDATSVVDPVASAVTSVTLEHTGILGDTVGEIARDKAHVAPADAPLVTGTTGDALEGVREVAGDVITVGAADADRDDEPDVRVAYGGRVNHTEAAVTVEHGDWTLENRLSLLGAHQAENAGIAAVLARQVADISDDDLARGLRSAHWPGRFEVLETTPLIVLDGAHNPGACEPLAATLDTYDYDDLHLVFGAMHDKDHREMAATLPTPDVVVATEPPLDRAEDRDVLASVFEDVGVADVRTSATVQDALETALREADDNDCVLVTGSLFAVAEARSRWTNAGVPKRIRDREDAREALSTANVPAASDSELQGDAVHRVVSLSLGYRRATAVERELLRLGGECALSGLQRDEESVDAVLMGTVTQFERLVERLESGPGPTDRSDDGTRGLLEVARELRERLEIDSEADSSDGPTAVTAGTTGADGADAGHPWDDRTAVMGILNVTPDSFHDGGEYDALEDAVARAERMIENGVDVIDVGGESTRPGADPVPTEAEIDRVVPVVEEIADLDALVSIDTRKAAVAEAALEAGADIINDVSGLEDPEMRFVVADHDAMLVLMHSIDAPVVPGREIEYDDVVEDVIDRLSERILLAEKAGIDREDIIVDPGIGFGKSAPEAFELLDRTDEFRALGCPILIGHSHKSMFEHVGRETGERTAATVAASAIAADRGADIVRVHDVPENVAAVRTALAARNPERFDWQP, encoded by the coding sequence ATGGAGTATCACGAGGCGGCGGATTTCTTATTCGATCTGCGGCGCTTTCGCCCCAAACCGGGGACGGAGTCGACGGCGCGGCTGCTCGCCCACCTCGGCGACCCCCACGACGGGGTCGAGTTCGTGCAGATCGCCGGCTCCAACGGCAAGGGGAGTACGGCGCGGATGGTCGAGCGAAGCCTCCGGGAGGCCGGGCTCTCGGTCGGCCTCTACACCTCGCCCCACCTCGAGGACTTGCGCGAGCGGATCCGCGTCGACGGCCGGAAGATCCCCCGCTCGGCGGTCCGCGAATTCGTCGAGGCGGCTCACGAGTACCTTACCGACCGGGGCGCCGACGGCGAGTCGCCGACGTTCTTCGAGACGATGACCGCCATGGCCGTCTGGCAGTTCGGTCGCGAGGACGTCGACGTCGCCGTCCTCGAGGTCGGCATCGGCGGGAAGTACGACGCCACGAGCGTCGTCGACCCCGTCGCGAGCGCGGTCACAAGCGTCACACTAGAGCACACGGGCATCCTCGGCGACACCGTCGGCGAGATCGCCCGCGACAAGGCCCACGTCGCGCCCGCCGACGCGCCGCTGGTGACCGGAACCACCGGCGACGCCCTCGAGGGAGTCCGTGAGGTCGCGGGCGACGTGATCACCGTCGGGGCCGCAGACGCCGATCGCGACGACGAGCCCGACGTTCGCGTCGCATACGGCGGCCGCGTGAACCACACCGAAGCCGCCGTCACCGTCGAACACGGCGACTGGACCCTCGAAAACCGACTCTCGCTGCTGGGGGCCCACCAGGCCGAGAACGCAGGGATCGCCGCCGTCTTGGCCCGGCAGGTCGCCGATATTTCGGACGACGACCTCGCACGCGGGCTGCGAAGTGCCCACTGGCCCGGCCGATTCGAGGTCCTCGAGACGACGCCGCTGATCGTCTTAGACGGTGCGCACAACCCCGGCGCCTGCGAGCCGCTCGCGGCGACGCTCGACACCTACGACTACGACGACCTCCACCTCGTCTTCGGGGCGATGCACGACAAGGACCACCGCGAGATGGCCGCGACGCTGCCGACGCCCGACGTGGTCGTCGCGACCGAGCCGCCCCTCGACCGCGCCGAGGACCGCGACGTCCTCGCGAGCGTGTTCGAAGACGTCGGCGTCGCCGACGTCCGAACGTCAGCCACCGTCCAGGACGCCCTCGAGACCGCTCTCCGCGAGGCCGACGACAACGACTGCGTGCTCGTGACGGGCTCGCTGTTCGCCGTCGCCGAGGCCCGCTCGCGCTGGACGAACGCCGGGGTTCCGAAACGGATTCGCGACCGCGAGGACGCCCGCGAGGCGCTTTCGACGGCGAACGTACCCGCCGCGAGCGATTCGGAACTGCAGGGCGACGCCGTCCACCGCGTCGTCTCGCTCTCGCTCGGCTACCGACGGGCCACGGCCGTCGAACGGGAACTGCTGCGACTGGGCGGCGAGTGCGCTCTCTCGGGACTCCAGCGCGACGAGGAGTCGGTCGACGCCGTCCTGATGGGTACCGTCACCCAGTTCGAACGCCTCGTCGAGCGCCTCGAGTCCGGCCCCGGGCCGACGGACCGCTCGGACGACGGCACACGCGGTCTGCTCGAGGTCGCCCGGGAACTTCGCGAGCGCCTTGAGATCGATTCGGAGGCGGACTCGAGCGATGGGCCCACAGCAGTCACGGCCGGGACTACCGGCGCCGACGGCGCCGACGCGGGCCATCCTTGGGACGACCGCACCGCCGTCATGGGCATTCTGAACGTCACGCCGGACAGCTTCCACGACGGCGGCGAGTACGACGCCCTCGAGGACGCCGTCGCCCGCGCCGAACGGATGATCGAGAACGGCGTCGACGTGATCGACGTCGGCGGCGAGTCGACCCGTCCCGGCGCCGACCCGGTGCCGACCGAGGCGGAGATCGACCGCGTCGTCCCCGTCGTCGAGGAGATCGCGGACCTCGACGCCCTCGTCTCGATCGACACCCGGAAGGCCGCCGTCGCCGAGGCCGCTCTCGAGGCCGGCGCGGACATCATCAACGACGTCTCGGGACTCGAGGACCCCGAGATGCGCTTCGTCGTCGCCGACCACGACGCGATGCTGGTGCTGATGCACAGCATCGACGCGCCGGTCGTGCCGGGCCGCGAGATCGAGTACGACGACGTCGTCGAGGACGTGATCGACCGGCTCTCCGAGCGGATTCTCCTCGCGGAGAAGGCCGGCATCGACCGCGAGGACATCATCGTCGATCCGGGGATCGGCTTCGGCAAGTCGGCTCCCGAGGCCTTCGAACTCCTCGATCGCACCGACGAGTTCCGGGCGCTTGGCTGTCCGATCCTGATCGGCCACTCCCACAAGTCGATGTTCGAACACGTCGGCCGCGAGACCGGCGAGCGCACCGCGGCGACCGTCGCAGCGAGCGCGATCGCGGCCGACCGGGGCGCCGACATCGTTCGGGTCCACGACGTTCCCGAGAACGTCGCTGCAGTTCGGACGGCGCTCGCGGCACGGAATCCGGAACGGTTCGACTGGCAGCCCTGA
- a CDS encoding endonuclease/exonuclease/phosphatase family protein produces MTDSADLPTFRRRTALKAGATGLGGVLLGATGASKSVRAAPESYRFLWVNAWLADGMEGVAGLPFTVAAKPQYQERASELGRRLVEEGYDIVGLCEVFNDEQETVETEYVDGAGTGTAIAGPGPDGGEKGAGLLDLVAGVTVTDHATLEYDAEPSDHLTYVDAHVGKGANYVELDLGPGKVDLFTTHLVSGSLLPWTDGGDEDIPALRGQQLEELGAFVAEQTSPENVTLVAGDFNIAPDGAAADALESFASTAGLYDAWLDHGSGPGGTNDDAIIDGCAFDPSGAPPAYCPGDDAGEQIDYVFLEEPTADHEMELHVDALERRVFWRELAPPDQFYADDGGEVPNYLADHVGLDLSLTATDA; encoded by the coding sequence ATGACTGACAGCGCGGACCTTCCGACGTTTCGACGGCGAACGGCACTGAAAGCCGGCGCGACCGGCCTCGGCGGCGTACTGCTCGGCGCGACGGGCGCTTCGAAGTCCGTCCGGGCGGCGCCCGAGTCCTACCGGTTCCTCTGGGTGAACGCGTGGCTCGCCGACGGCATGGAGGGCGTCGCGGGCCTACCCTTTACCGTTGCAGCGAAACCGCAGTACCAGGAGCGGGCGAGCGAACTCGGCAGGCGACTCGTCGAGGAGGGCTACGATATCGTCGGACTCTGTGAAGTGTTCAACGACGAGCAGGAGACGGTCGAGACCGAGTACGTCGACGGTGCCGGTACCGGAACGGCGATCGCGGGTCCCGGTCCGGACGGCGGCGAGAAAGGTGCGGGACTGCTCGATCTGGTCGCGGGCGTCACCGTGACCGACCACGCGACGCTCGAGTACGACGCCGAACCGAGCGACCATCTGACCTACGTCGACGCCCACGTCGGGAAAGGAGCCAACTACGTCGAACTCGACCTCGGCCCCGGGAAGGTCGACCTATTTACGACGCATCTGGTGTCCGGCTCGCTCCTTCCGTGGACCGACGGCGGTGACGAGGACATCCCGGCGCTCCGAGGCCAGCAACTCGAGGAACTGGGCGCGTTCGTCGCCGAGCAGACCAGCCCGGAGAACGTGACCCTCGTCGCGGGCGATTTCAACATCGCGCCGGACGGCGCGGCGGCCGACGCCCTCGAGTCGTTCGCGTCGACCGCCGGGCTGTACGACGCGTGGCTCGACCACGGGAGCGGACCGGGCGGCACGAACGACGACGCGATCATCGACGGCTGTGCCTTCGACCCGAGCGGTGCGCCGCCGGCGTACTGCCCCGGCGACGACGCCGGCGAGCAAATCGACTACGTCTTCCTCGAGGAGCCGACGGCCGACCACGAGATGGAACTGCACGTCGACGCGCTCGAGCGCCGTGTGTTCTGGCGGGAACTCGCGCCGCCGGATCAGTTTTACGCGGACGACGGCGGCGAGGTGCCGAACTACCTGGCCGATCACGTCGGACTGGACCTGTCGCTGACGGCGACGGACGCGTGA
- a CDS encoding cupin domain-containing protein encodes MPATDFDAERTYDEERFSTAPVFRNDRIKVVLGYFEPGQFIPVHAPGSDVTIYVRSGRGVVREGDAEHDVEPDDVVVVPADVDRGVRAAEEERLEALLVTAPPPTDEEHAPVREGLQKGVFDPD; translated from the coding sequence ATGCCAGCAACTGACTTCGACGCCGAACGGACGTACGACGAGGAGCGATTCAGCACCGCGCCGGTCTTCCGGAACGATCGGATAAAGGTCGTCCTCGGCTACTTCGAGCCGGGACAGTTCATCCCGGTCCACGCGCCGGGTAGCGATGTGACAATCTACGTCCGGTCCGGACGCGGCGTCGTCCGCGAGGGCGACGCCGAACACGACGTCGAACCGGACGACGTCGTCGTCGTTCCGGCCGACGTCGACCGCGGCGTGCGCGCCGCCGAGGAGGAACGACTCGAGGCGCTGTTAGTTACGGCGCCGCCGCCGACGGACGAGGAACACGCGCCCGTTCGCGAGGGGCTTCAAAAGGGTGTCTTCGACCCCGACTGA
- a CDS encoding ABC transporter ATP-binding protein, with product MSPAAGPAIETDGLTKRYGETTAVSDLTMDVDRGTVYGFLGPNGAGKTTTMRMLTTLVRPTSGTARVAGQPITDRDAVTPHIGYLPEEPPIYDELTGREQLEYAAGLRNLPEAESSERIESMLDRFGLREDADRRIEGYSKGMRQKVGVIQAVLHQPAVAFLDEPTSGLDPRAARTMRETIADLADQEMTIFLSTHILPVVDELADEIGVLHKGTLVAQGDPEELKSRAETGEARSLEEAFLEVTQETPEAEERSAEPSIE from the coding sequence ATGAGTCCTGCTGCCGGCCCCGCTATCGAGACCGACGGGTTGACCAAACGATACGGGGAGACGACCGCCGTCTCCGACCTGACGATGGACGTCGACCGCGGGACGGTCTACGGCTTTCTCGGCCCGAACGGGGCCGGGAAGACCACGACGATGCGGATGCTGACGACGCTGGTGCGACCGACGTCGGGGACGGCTCGCGTCGCCGGCCAGCCGATCACCGATCGCGACGCCGTCACGCCCCACATCGGCTACCTCCCCGAGGAGCCGCCGATCTACGACGAACTCACTGGCCGCGAGCAACTCGAGTACGCCGCCGGGCTCCGCAATCTGCCGGAAGCCGAGTCATCCGAACGGATCGAATCGATGCTCGACCGGTTCGGCCTGCGCGAGGACGCCGACCGGCGAATCGAGGGCTACTCGAAGGGGATGCGCCAGAAGGTCGGCGTCATTCAGGCCGTGTTGCACCAACCGGCCGTCGCCTTCCTCGACGAACCGACCAGCGGACTCGATCCCCGCGCGGCCCGGACGATGCGGGAGACGATCGCCGATCTGGCTGACCAGGAGATGACGATCTTCCTCTCGACGCACATCCTCCCCGTCGTCGACGAACTGGCCGACGAGATCGGCGTGCTCCACAAGGGCACACTGGTCGCACAGGGCGACCCCGAAGAGCTGAAATCCCGCGCGGAAACCGGCGAGGCCCGCAGTCTCGAGGAGGCGTTCCTCGAGGTGACACAGGAGACACCCGAGGCCGAGGAGCGGTCGGCGGAGCCGTCGATCGAGTGA
- a CDS encoding GNAT family N-acetyltransferase encodes MPRLWRLTRNRYGRAVYDALARRGITATEMIEYVADLEDAPAADGGSQRSAYTVEVCDPSTVTALDAPVEELRPDELVVAALEDGRPRSYLFCSVDATHEIHPLERELRFEGAYIRRVFVDPDHRNRGIATALVGETCRLARERGAKRATALVALDNSPSRALFERHGFTPSRRRRYVRIGPFSHRSVRPS; translated from the coding sequence ATGCCACGGCTGTGGCGGCTGACACGGAATCGGTACGGTCGCGCCGTCTACGACGCGCTCGCACGGCGCGGAATCACGGCGACGGAGATGATCGAGTACGTCGCCGACCTCGAGGACGCGCCGGCCGCCGACGGCGGGAGCCAGCGCAGTGCGTATACGGTCGAAGTCTGCGATCCGTCGACGGTCACGGCGCTCGACGCGCCGGTCGAGGAGCTCCGACCGGACGAACTCGTCGTCGCCGCGCTCGAGGACGGCCGTCCCCGCAGCTACCTGTTTTGCTCCGTCGACGCGACTCACGAGATCCACCCCCTCGAGCGAGAACTGCGCTTCGAGGGAGCCTACATCAGGCGCGTCTTCGTCGATCCCGACCACCGCAATCGCGGCATCGCGACGGCGCTGGTCGGCGAGACCTGCCGGCTGGCTCGGGAACGCGGTGCGAAGCGCGCGACGGCGCTGGTCGCGCTCGACAATAGCCCCTCGAGAGCCCTGTTCGAACGCCACGGCTTCACCCCTTCGCGCCGCCGCCGCTACGTCAGAATCGGGCCGTTTTCCCACCGGTCGGTGCGACCGTCCTGA
- a CDS encoding CDP-alcohol phosphatidyltransferase family protein produces MTNELREAIRGVRNRLDLADRRVGTTADRTNVLEQLTGADYISLGALFVGWASALLFVGGEPNWALLAMFGAFLLDKVDGWYARRTGTSSPFGRQVDSFIDIFAYLVPAVLLYHFVLAPHVFASLVVGFLVLAFGGLRLVRHNEEGFGSDGGASYYHGTTVVHTNLLVVANYFVAALVAPWNGWIAGLLVAAACPLMVSDYKAYKTDGTHVLAGLAAVAAVGLALGLEFGYL; encoded by the coding sequence ATGACCAACGAACTGCGAGAGGCGATACGGGGCGTCAGGAACCGACTGGATCTCGCCGATCGGCGCGTCGGGACGACGGCGGACCGAACGAACGTGCTCGAACAGTTGACGGGCGCCGACTACATCAGCCTCGGGGCGCTGTTCGTCGGCTGGGCCAGCGCGCTGCTGTTCGTCGGCGGCGAACCCAACTGGGCGCTGCTGGCCATGTTCGGCGCGTTCCTGCTGGACAAGGTCGACGGCTGGTACGCCCGCCGCACGGGGACGTCATCGCCCTTTGGCCGACAGGTGGACTCTTTCATCGACATCTTTGCCTACCTGGTGCCGGCGGTGCTGCTCTATCACTTCGTCCTCGCGCCGCACGTATTCGCCAGCCTCGTGGTCGGCTTCCTCGTGCTCGCCTTCGGCGGCCTGCGACTGGTCCGACACAACGAGGAGGGATTCGGTTCCGACGGCGGCGCGAGTTACTACCACGGGACCACCGTCGTCCACACGAACCTCCTCGTGGTCGCGAACTACTTCGTCGCCGCCCTCGTCGCCCCGTGGAACGGCTGGATCGCGGGGCTGCTCGTCGCCGCCGCCTGCCCGCTGATGGTCTCGGACTACAAGGCCTACAAGACCGACGGCACCCACGTGCTGGCTGGCCTCGCCGCGGTCGCGGCCGTCGGCCTGGCGCTGGGCCTCGAGTTCGGCTACCTATGA
- a CDS encoding CehA/McbA family metallohydrolase, with translation MTRRAEYAAVDSGPQTLRIDTHVHTAASYDGTTTPAELVDAARRAGLDGIAVTDHDTIDGAREVARLAPDDLLVIVGCEVSTADGHLLALGVDAAPEPGRPLARTARAVREAGGIAVVAHPFQRSRHGARRAAIDDVDGVEVYNAHAVTNVRNRQADRFAIRRDYPRFGASDAHRPENVGRAATDVRLPADAVSSPNATPATETVLEAMRAGRTDPVGDRTTTWQYLTKVVGNARLKTTSLSLF, from the coding sequence ATGACGCGTCGGGCCGAATACGCCGCGGTCGATTCGGGGCCGCAAACGCTCCGAATCGACACCCACGTTCACACCGCGGCGTCCTACGACGGGACGACGACGCCGGCAGAGCTGGTCGACGCGGCCCGCCGCGCCGGCCTCGACGGGATCGCCGTCACCGACCACGACACGATCGACGGGGCCCGCGAAGTCGCGCGACTGGCGCCCGACGATCTCCTCGTCATCGTCGGCTGCGAAGTCTCGACTGCCGACGGCCACCTGCTCGCACTCGGCGTCGACGCCGCGCCGGAACCCGGCCGTCCACTCGCCCGAACGGCCCGAGCGGTGCGCGAGGCCGGCGGAATCGCGGTCGTCGCCCACCCGTTCCAGCGCTCGCGCCACGGCGCCCGCAGGGCCGCGATCGACGACGTCGACGGCGTCGAGGTCTACAACGCCCACGCCGTCACGAACGTCCGCAACCGGCAGGCCGACCGGTTCGCGATCCGCCGCGACTACCCTCGGTTCGGCGCCAGCGACGCCCACCGTCCCGAAAACGTCGGCCGTGCCGCCACCGACGTTCGACTCCCCGCCGACGCCGTTTCGTCACCGAACGCCACCCCAGCGACTGAGACGGTCCTCGAGGCGATGCGCGCCGGCCGAACCGACCCCGTCGGCGACCGGACGACGACCTGGCAGTACCTGACCAAGGTCGTCGGCAACGCCCGGCTGAAGACCACATCGCTCTCGCTGTTCTGA